The Desulfoscipio gibsoniae DSM 7213 genome contains a region encoding:
- a CDS encoding RNA polymerase sigma factor: protein MEGVGQLVDTGLIKRCQQGEGEAFDELYQTYATKALRTAYLLVGNKNIAEDIMQEAFFECYRDIKKLRTPELFQVWFNRLLVRISWRMASRERKVIYESLNANDMERLPDRQDVLEVVEANQESQVIRQAINKLSIPLRTTMILYYYNDMSVKEISQIMNCFQGTVKSRLLNGRKKLARELKSKPGNLSIRMMPGCLKKESVTHE from the coding sequence ATGGAAGGAGTTGGACAATTGGTCGATACCGGTTTGATTAAACGTTGTCAACAGGGAGAGGGAGAAGCTTTTGATGAATTGTATCAAACATATGCGACAAAAGCCCTGCGAACAGCCTATTTACTGGTTGGCAATAAAAACATTGCCGAGGATATCATGCAGGAGGCATTCTTTGAATGCTACCGCGATATCAAGAAACTGCGCACTCCGGAATTGTTTCAGGTTTGGTTCAACCGGCTCCTGGTAAGGATAAGCTGGCGTATGGCCTCAAGAGAAAGAAAAGTAATTTATGAAAGCCTTAATGCTAATGACATGGAACGCCTGCCGGACCGGCAGGATGTACTTGAGGTTGTGGAAGCGAATCAGGAAAGTCAGGTAATACGTCAGGCGATTAACAAGCTGAGCATTCCCTTGAGGACTACAATGATTCTCTATTACTACAATGATATGTCTGTTAAAGAAATATCACAAATAATGAATTGTTTCCAGGGTACGGTAAAATCCAGGCTGCTTAACGGTAGAAAAAAGCTGGCCAGAGAATTGAAAAGCAAGCCCGGTAATTTATCTATTAGAATGATGCCGGGATGTTTGAAAAAGGAGAGTGTAACCCATGAATAA
- a CDS encoding restriction endonuclease subunit S, whose amino-acid sequence MSEWKVDILDNIAIVNPTESLIIGEKAKKIPMEVLQPFTKKIPSFSIMRYRGGMKFKNGDTLIARITPCLENGKTAYVDILNNDEVAFGSTEFIVLREKRNVSDKHYLYYFAISPEFRDIAILSMTGSSGRQRVQIDVVKNHSFAFPPLLEQKAIASVLSSLDDKIDLLHRQNKTLEAIAETLFRQWFVEEVEENWEEKALGELCTITSSKRIFYSEYTESGIPFYRSKEIIELHNTGSTRSDLYISQNRFNGIKENFGAPIAGDILLTSVGTLGIPYRVKKNDTFYFKDGNLTWFKNFNNIPSIIIYCWLKSSIGKERLEGIKIGSTQSALTISGLKEIKMVIPPVEKIKSLKDNLVFIYTKIDANQSQIRTLKKLRDTLLPKLMSGEVRIEYEDKRGLD is encoded by the coding sequence ATGAGTGAGTGGAAAGTAGATATACTAGATAATATAGCAATAGTTAATCCTACTGAAAGCCTTATAATAGGAGAAAAAGCAAAAAAAATACCAATGGAAGTTCTTCAACCATTTACGAAAAAAATACCTAGTTTTTCAATTATGAGATATAGGGGAGGTATGAAATTTAAGAATGGGGACACTTTAATTGCCCGTATTACTCCCTGTCTAGAAAATGGTAAAACAGCTTATGTTGACATACTCAACAATGATGAAGTTGCATTTGGTTCTACAGAATTTATTGTTTTAAGAGAGAAACGGAATGTAAGTGATAAACATTATTTATATTATTTTGCAATATCGCCTGAATTCAGGGACATTGCAATACTATCTATGACAGGAAGTTCGGGTAGACAAAGAGTTCAAATTGATGTTGTAAAGAATCATTCTTTCGCATTCCCTCCGCTTCTCGAACAAAAAGCCATAGCCTCTGTTCTGAGTAGTCTTGACGATAAAATAGACCTGCTCCACCGCCAGAATAAAACCCTCGAAGCAATTGCAGAAACGCTTTTCAGACAGTGGTTTGTGGAAGAAGTTGAAGAGAATTGGGAGGAGAAAGCACTGGGGGAATTATGCACAATTACCTCCAGTAAGAGAATTTTCTATTCGGAATATACAGAATCAGGCATCCCTTTTTACAGAAGTAAAGAAATAATAGAACTTCATAACACAGGAAGTACTAGAAGTGATCTTTATATATCTCAAAATAGATTCAATGGAATAAAAGAAAATTTCGGTGCTCCCATTGCAGGGGACATTTTACTTACTTCAGTTGGTACTTTAGGTATTCCATATAGAGTAAAGAAAAATGATACGTTCTATTTTAAAGATGGAAACTTAACTTGGTTTAAAAACTTTAATAATATTCCAAGCATTATAATTTATTGCTGGCTAAAGTCAAGTATTGGAAAGGAAAGATTAGAAGGAATAAAGATTGGTAGTACTCAATCAGCATTAACAATAAGCGGATTAAAAGAAATAAAAATGGTCATTCCGCCAGTTGAGAAAATAAAATCATTAAAAGACAATTTAGTTTTTATATATACTAAAATAGATGCAAACCAATCCCAAATCCGCACCCTTAAAAAACTGCGGGATACTTTGCTGCCTAAACTAATGAGCGGTGAAGTAAGAATTGAATATGAAGACAAACGAGGCTTAGATTGA
- a CDS encoding type I restriction endonuclease subunit R, which yields MKNRITENAIEEFAIELLEKAGYQYIYAPDIAPDSATPERQSFEEVLLLDCLQTAVGRINPKMPADVREDAIKQIQRLNSPELITNNEAFHRMLTEGIKVSYQKDGNERGDYVWLIDYKNPDNNDFIVTNQFTVIEKGVNKRPDIILFVNGLPLVVIELKNPADENATVKSAYKQLQTYIQAIPNLFTFNAIMVISDGLEAKAGSLSAGLSRFMTWKSSDGKIEASHLIGQLETLLKGMLNKETLLDLIRHFIVFEKSKKEDKKTGIITIQTVKKLAAYHQYYAVNRAVESTLRAAGYSFISGKHSLSIVMESPESYGVAGVKQQPVGDRKGGVVWHTQGSGKSLSMVFYTGKIVLAMNNPTVVIITDRNDLDDQLFDTFASSKQLLRQDPVQAEDREHLKELLKVASGGVVFTTIQKFQPDEGNVFEQLSVRENIIVIADEAHRTQYGFKAKTIDDRDEQGTVIGKKIVYGFAKYMRDALPNATYLGFTGTPIESTDINTPAVFGNYIDVYDIMQAVDDGATVRIYYESRLAKINLSEEGKKLVADLDEELDKDGLTETQKAKAKWTQLEALIGSADRVKQVARDIINHFEQRQEVFEGKAMIVSMSRRIAADLYDEIIKIKPQWHSADLKKGVIKVVMTSNSSDGPEISKHHTTKEQRRALADRMKDPEDDLKLVIVRDMWLTGFDVPSMHTLYIDKPMKGHNLMQAIARVNRVYKDKPGGLVVDYLGIASDLKKALAFYSNSGGKGDPAISQEKAVQFMLEKIEVVAQMYHGFAYENYFDADTSTKLSIILAAEEHILGLVNGKKRYIDEVTALSKAFAIAIPHEQAMDVKDEVSFFQAVKSRLAKFDSTGAGKTNEEMETAIRQVIDKALITEQVIDVFDAAGIKKPDISILSEEFLLEVKNMEHKNVALEVLKKLLNDEIKSRTKKNLIQSKALMEMLENSIKKYHNKILTAAEVIEELIALGKDIQKMDKEPQEMGLSEYEYAFYTAIANNESARELMQKDKLRELAVVLFEKVKENASIDWTIKESVKAKLKVIVKRTLRKYGYPPDMQKLATETVLKQAELIAEELTHK from the coding sequence GTGAAGAATAGAATAACTGAGAATGCAATAGAAGAATTTGCCATTGAGCTGTTGGAGAAAGCTGGCTACCAATACATCTACGCCCCGGATATCGCGCCCGACAGTGCTACCCCGGAGAGGCAATCCTTTGAAGAGGTACTGTTGCTGGATTGTCTACAAACAGCCGTTGGCAGAATAAACCCTAAAATGCCGGCAGATGTTCGGGAAGATGCCATAAAACAAATACAGCGTTTAAATTCACCTGAACTGATAACCAATAACGAAGCGTTTCACCGAATGCTTACCGAAGGGATCAAAGTAAGCTATCAGAAAGACGGAAATGAAAGAGGGGATTATGTCTGGCTGATTGATTATAAAAACCCAGACAATAACGATTTTATTGTTACCAATCAATTTACGGTAATCGAAAAAGGAGTAAATAAGCGCCCGGATATTATTCTTTTTGTAAACGGTTTGCCGTTGGTCGTGATCGAACTGAAAAATCCCGCGGATGAAAATGCAACAGTAAAATCGGCATACAAACAATTACAAACCTACATACAAGCCATCCCGAACCTCTTCACCTTCAATGCCATCATGGTTATTTCCGATGGTCTGGAAGCAAAAGCAGGTTCACTTTCTGCCGGTTTAAGCCGCTTTATGACATGGAAATCATCTGACGGAAAAATTGAAGCATCTCATCTTATCGGGCAACTGGAAACTCTACTTAAAGGCATGCTTAATAAGGAAACATTGTTAGACCTGATCCGGCATTTTATCGTATTTGAAAAATCCAAAAAAGAAGATAAGAAAACCGGCATCATCACCATCCAAACGGTCAAGAAATTAGCGGCCTATCATCAATATTACGCAGTAAACAGAGCGGTAGAATCCACATTGAGAGCCGCAGGATATTCTTTCATATCTGGAAAGCATAGTTTAAGTATTGTAATGGAATCACCTGAGAGTTATGGTGTCGCCGGGGTAAAGCAACAACCGGTCGGAGACCGTAAAGGCGGCGTGGTCTGGCATACGCAGGGAAGCGGAAAATCATTATCGATGGTATTTTATACCGGAAAAATTGTACTCGCCATGAATAACCCAACCGTAGTAATTATAACAGACCGAAACGATTTGGACGATCAGTTGTTTGATACCTTTGCGTCTTCAAAACAACTTCTCAGACAAGACCCCGTGCAGGCAGAAGACAGAGAACACCTGAAAGAACTTCTAAAAGTTGCCTCGGGCGGCGTGGTTTTTACAACCATTCAAAAGTTTCAACCAGATGAAGGCAATGTTTTTGAGCAGCTTTCAGTCAGGGAAAATATCATTGTCATAGCAGATGAAGCGCATAGGACACAATATGGTTTTAAGGCGAAAACAATTGATGATAGGGATGAACAAGGAACTGTAATCGGTAAAAAAATTGTCTACGGTTTCGCAAAATATATGCGTGATGCCCTGCCCAATGCCACCTATCTTGGTTTTACGGGAACGCCGATTGAGAGCACAGATATAAATACCCCGGCTGTATTTGGTAATTACATTGATGTCTACGATATAATGCAGGCCGTTGATGATGGAGCAACCGTAAGGATTTATTACGAAAGCAGATTGGCTAAAATCAATCTCAGTGAAGAAGGTAAAAAGCTGGTTGCTGATTTGGACGAAGAATTGGATAAGGATGGTTTGACAGAAACTCAAAAAGCTAAGGCGAAATGGACGCAACTGGAAGCTTTGATCGGAAGTGCCGATCGCGTAAAACAGGTTGCCCGGGATATTATTAATCATTTTGAACAAAGACAGGAAGTATTTGAAGGCAAGGCAATGATTGTGTCCATGTCCAGAAGGATTGCCGCCGACTTGTATGATGAAATAATTAAAATCAAACCACAGTGGCACAGTGCTGATTTAAAAAAAGGTGTCATTAAAGTGGTTATGACTTCTAATTCTTCCGATGGGCCGGAAATTTCAAAACATCACACGACGAAAGAACAGAGAAGAGCACTGGCTGACAGGATGAAGGACCCGGAAGATGATTTGAAACTGGTCATTGTCCGGGATATGTGGCTTACCGGTTTTGATGTTCCTTCAATGCATACCCTGTACATCGATAAGCCTATGAAAGGCCATAACCTGATGCAGGCCATTGCCAGGGTTAACAGGGTATATAAGGACAAGCCCGGTGGTTTGGTGGTGGATTATCTTGGCATTGCATCAGACCTGAAAAAAGCTCTGGCTTTCTATTCTAACAGTGGAGGAAAAGGCGACCCTGCAATTAGCCAGGAAAAAGCAGTGCAATTTATGTTGGAAAAAATAGAAGTTGTTGCGCAGATGTACCATGGGTTTGCTTATGAGAATTATTTTGATGCGGATACATCAACAAAATTATCGATTATCCTGGCAGCAGAGGAGCATATTCTGGGCCTCGTAAACGGTAAAAAAAGATATATTGATGAGGTAACGGCCTTATCCAAAGCTTTTGCCATTGCTATTCCACATGAACAGGCAATGGATGTGAAAGATGAAGTTTCTTTTTTTCAAGCTGTTAAGTCCAGATTGGCAAAGTTCGACAGCACCGGCGCAGGTAAAACAAACGAAGAAATGGAAACCGCCATCAGGCAGGTTATTGATAAAGCCCTGATAACCGAGCAAGTGATCGATGTTTTTGATGCGGCGGGTATTAAAAAACCGGATATTTCCATACTTTCAGAAGAATTTCTTTTGGAAGTTAAAAATATGGAGCATAAAAATGTTGCTCTTGAAGTCCTTAAGAAATTACTCAATGATGAGATAAAATCAAGAACTAAAAAGAACCTGATTCAGAGCAAAGCTTTGATGGAAATGTTGGAGAATTCAATTAAAAAATATCACAACAAGATCTTAACAGCGGCAGAAGTTATCGAAGAATTGATTGCACTTGGTAAAGATATTCAAAAAATGGATAAAGAGCCTCAAGAAATGGGTTTGTCGGAATATGAATATGCTTTTTATACAGCCATTGCCAACAATGAAAGCGCCAGGGAATTAATGCAAAAAGATAAATTGAGGGAACTGGCTGTTGTATTATTTGAAAAAGTGAAAGAAAATGCATCAATAGACTGGACAATAAAAGAAAGCGTAAAAGCAAAATTAAAAGTAATCGTAAAGCGCACTTTAAGGAAATATGGTTATCCGCCGGATATGCAGAAACTTGCAACAGAAACAGTATTGAAACAGGCTGAACTGATTGCAGAGGAATTAACTCATAAATAG
- a CDS encoding type I restriction-modification system subunit M, whose product MAKNNMNGKKEEPIEKQLWKAADKLRKNIDAAEYKHIILGLIFLKYISNAFEELYQKLEKGEGEYAGADPEDKDEYKAENVFFVPEKARWSYLQSRAKLPEIGKDVDDAMDAIEKENPSLKDVLPKVYARGNLDPTNLGGLIDLVGNIALGEAKARSADILGHVFEYFLGEFALAEGKKGGQFYTPRSVVELLVEMLEPYKGRVFDPCCGSGGMFVQSEKFVKDRQGRVNDISIFGQESNQTTWRLAKMNLAIRGIDSSQVKWNSEGSFLNDSHKDLKADYVIANPPFNDSDWGGDLLRKDGRWKYGTPPTGNANYAWIQHFIYHLSPSGQAGFVLAKGALTSKSSGEGDIRKELVEARLIDCIINLPAKLFLNTQIPASLWFLSRNKENGKFRNRRDEILFIDARNMGHLINRRTRELSKEDIQKIAETYHNWRNPDGNYEDIKGFCNSASIERVRELDYVLTPGRYVGLPEDEDDFNFNERFTKLKKEFEEQLKEEEKLNALIIENLAKVVINNGKD is encoded by the coding sequence ATGGCGAAGAATAATATGAACGGCAAAAAAGAAGAACCAATTGAAAAACAGCTATGGAAAGCCGCAGATAAACTCAGAAAAAATATTGATGCAGCCGAATATAAACATATTATATTAGGCTTGATATTTTTAAAATACATATCTAATGCTTTTGAAGAGTTATACCAGAAATTAGAAAAAGGTGAAGGGGAATATGCCGGTGCCGACCCTGAAGACAAAGACGAGTATAAAGCAGAAAATGTCTTTTTTGTTCCGGAAAAGGCCCGCTGGTCTTATCTGCAATCCAGGGCGAAACTACCGGAAATCGGTAAAGACGTGGATGATGCAATGGATGCCATTGAAAAAGAAAACCCATCCCTCAAGGACGTTTTGCCGAAAGTTTATGCAAGAGGCAACCTTGACCCCACAAATCTAGGCGGATTGATTGACTTGGTCGGAAATATTGCTCTTGGTGAGGCAAAAGCCAGAAGTGCCGATATTCTCGGTCATGTTTTTGAGTATTTCCTTGGCGAGTTTGCCTTGGCGGAAGGGAAAAAGGGCGGGCAATTCTACACCCCGAGAAGCGTTGTTGAGTTACTGGTAGAAATGTTGGAGCCGTACAAAGGCAGAGTGTTTGACCCTTGCTGCGGTTCGGGCGGCATGTTTGTTCAGTCGGAAAAATTTGTAAAAGACCGTCAGGGAAGAGTAAACGATATCTCCATTTTCGGACAGGAGAGCAACCAAACGACCTGGCGTTTAGCAAAAATGAACCTCGCCATCCGGGGGATTGACAGTTCACAAGTAAAATGGAACAGCGAAGGTTCTTTTTTGAATGATAGTCATAAAGATTTAAAAGCCGACTATGTCATTGCCAACCCACCTTTTAATGACAGCGACTGGGGTGGTGATTTACTTAGAAAAGACGGTAGATGGAAATATGGCACACCACCCACCGGTAACGCAAACTATGCCTGGATACAGCACTTCATCTATCATCTTAGCCCCAGTGGACAAGCCGGTTTTGTTTTGGCAAAAGGAGCTTTGACTTCTAAAAGTTCCGGTGAAGGCGATATTAGAAAAGAGCTTGTTGAAGCTCGATTGATTGATTGCATTATAAATCTGCCGGCAAAACTTTTTTTAAATACCCAAATTCCTGCCAGCTTGTGGTTTCTGAGCAGGAACAAAGAAAACGGTAAATTTCGTAATAGAAGAGATGAAATTTTATTTATTGATGCCCGAAATATGGGACATCTGATAAATAGAAGAACACGGGAACTTTCGAAAGAAGATATCCAAAAAATAGCAGAAACTTATCATAACTGGCGTAATCCTGACGGTAATTATGAAGATATAAAAGGTTTTTGTAATTCTGCATCCATTGAAAGGGTAAGAGAACTGGATTATGTGCTCACGCCGGGCAGATATGTCGGTTTACCTGAAGATGAAGATGATTTTAATTTTAACGAACGATTTACAAAGCTAAAAAAAGAGTTTGAAGAACAGCTTAAAGAAGAAGAAAAGCTGAATGCACTAATTATTGAAAATCTAGCCAAGGTGGTGATTAACAATGGCAAAGATTAA
- a CDS encoding abortive infection family protein: MEKLKKVIERYGRWSALTEYTNRIETHISSDFSQSLENAKALLETISKEICCSKEIEIEATASINNVLKKAFTAIGYTSTDMVTQISSALATIGQQMGILRNEIGATSHGKSLEELKERNHKVDELTKEFFIDATVIVACFLIRTFENENPRLKRETVESKLVYSKNEDFNEFWDNAYGEFVMGEYSYTASEILFHVDYPAYLTEHKAFKEGEEGEE; this comes from the coding sequence ATGGAGAAGTTAAAAAAAGTAATCGAGCGATACGGAAGGTGGTCAGCATTAACAGAGTATACTAATAGAATTGAAACCCATATCTCATCTGATTTTAGCCAATCATTGGAGAATGCAAAAGCTCTATTAGAAACTATTTCTAAAGAAATTTGCTGTTCAAAAGAGATAGAGATTGAGGCAACTGCAAGTATTAATAATGTATTAAAAAAAGCATTTACAGCTATTGGCTATACAAGCACTGACATGGTAACCCAAATTTCCTCTGCTTTAGCAACTATCGGTCAGCAGATGGGTATACTTAGAAATGAGATAGGAGCAACTTCACATGGTAAATCTTTGGAAGAATTAAAAGAACGTAATCATAAAGTTGATGAACTGACAAAAGAATTTTTTATTGATGCTACAGTGATTGTTGCTTGCTTTCTGATCAGAACTTTCGAAAATGAGAACCCAAGGCTTAAAAGAGAAACAGTTGAAAGTAAACTGGTGTATAGTAAAAATGAAGATTTTAACGAATTCTGGGATAACGCTTATGGTGAGTTTGTAATGGGTGAGTATTCATATACAGCAAGCGAAATTTTATTTCATGTAGATTACCCAGCCTATTTAACAGAACATAAGGCATTTAAAGAAGGTGAAGAAGGTGAAGAATAG
- a CDS encoding DNA alkylation repair protein, which produces MSSTEEEIRRRLFELRDLKYKEFACKLMPTVNPETVIGVRTPDLRKLAREFSKTSEASEFLKILPHAYYEENNLHGFLIETIKDYDAAVAAVDEFLPYIGNWATCDLISPKIFKKHLPKLYEKIKVWLISDRTYTLRFGIGMLMSFYLDDDFRPEMLELVACIRLEEYYVNMMIAWYFATALAKQYEAALPYIQEQRLEKWTHNKAIQKAIESYRIGDETKAYLRTLKVK; this is translated from the coding sequence ATGAGCAGTACAGAAGAAGAGATACGGCGCCGGCTATTCGAGCTGCGGGATCTGAAATACAAAGAGTTTGCGTGCAAACTCATGCCGACGGTGAATCCGGAAACCGTGATCGGCGTCCGCACGCCGGATCTGCGGAAACTCGCCCGGGAGTTTTCCAAAACGTCGGAGGCTTCGGAGTTTCTCAAAATCCTGCCGCACGCGTATTATGAAGAAAATAACCTGCACGGCTTCCTGATTGAAACGATCAAGGATTATGATGCCGCCGTTGCCGCCGTTGACGAGTTTCTGCCGTATATAGGCAACTGGGCGACCTGTGACCTGATTTCACCGAAGATATTTAAAAAACATTTGCCCAAGCTGTATGAAAAAATCAAAGTTTGGCTGATATCCGACCGGACCTATACGCTGCGCTTCGGGATCGGAATGCTGATGAGCTTCTATCTCGATGATGATTTCCGGCCGGAGATGCTTGAGCTTGTGGCGTGTATACGGTTGGAAGAATATTATGTAAACATGATGATCGCCTGGTATTTTGCAACGGCATTGGCCAAGCAGTACGAAGCGGCTTTGCCGTACATTCAGGAACAGCGTTTGGAGAAGTGGACGCACAACAAAGCTATCCAGAAAGCGATTGAGAGCTATCGGATCGGTGACGAAACAAAGGCGTACCTGCGGACGCTGAAAGTAAAATAA
- a CDS encoding AAA family ATPase, whose translation MLKGLTIEGFKAFSKKQIFKLAPITLIFGANSAGKSSLLQSLLLLKQTLEESESGDAVLVPKGKIVNLGSYKEMIYGHETEKNITFSMNFSLSQRDYIDYRGFNKNKMDEVGCEIKFCLTEKNKIDLSSLTYSINKIPLITYGKTSINETRNIKQRIFRVRGKYGNLYLKPIKIYEDNPVINDIYDQFMNRKSNLIKILKEKSGVENYTIKNQDNVLFDDLIEYKESMHGHDLTNYIMRLSSYDYNYFCEDFFNINYTDYLSCDCFLPVGTHLGNSKINDYSISLGLLREYYPTLSRIPMHFSSLARNFFNKTIYLGPLREYPERHYIYSGNMPSNVGKSGKNMADLLFTNKDLTQKANEWFDKFNIHYNLLVKRIDDPDVEDVFSLRLIDRNTGISVSPLDVGFGISQILPIIVQGLLSNSSVIIIEQPEIHIHPKLQATFGSFLEDCVKNNNNKFIIETHSEHLML comes from the coding sequence ATGCTAAAAGGATTAACTATTGAGGGATTTAAAGCGTTCTCAAAGAAACAGATATTTAAATTGGCGCCAATAACTTTAATATTTGGTGCCAATAGCGCGGGCAAAAGTTCATTGCTTCAGTCGTTGTTATTGCTTAAGCAAACTCTTGAAGAGTCCGAGAGCGGAGATGCTGTACTAGTACCGAAAGGCAAAATTGTCAACCTTGGCAGTTACAAGGAGATGATCTATGGACACGAGACTGAAAAAAATATAACCTTTAGCATGAATTTCAGTCTATCTCAGCGTGACTATATTGATTATAGAGGTTTTAATAAGAATAAAATGGATGAGGTTGGCTGTGAAATTAAGTTCTGTTTGACTGAAAAAAATAAAATTGATTTATCAAGTTTAACTTATTCCATTAATAAAATACCTTTAATAACATATGGCAAAACATCAATTAACGAAACAAGAAATATTAAGCAGCGGATATTTAGAGTAAGAGGAAAGTATGGCAACTTATATCTTAAGCCAATAAAAATATATGAAGATAATCCTGTGATAAACGATATTTATGATCAATTTATGAATAGAAAAAGCAACTTAATAAAGATATTAAAAGAAAAGAGTGGCGTCGAGAATTATACAATAAAAAATCAAGATAACGTTTTGTTTGATGATTTAATTGAATATAAGGAATCAATGCATGGTCACGATTTGACAAATTACATTATGCGACTATCATCATATGACTATAACTATTTTTGTGAGGATTTTTTTAATATAAATTACACCGATTATCTGAGTTGTGATTGTTTCTTACCAGTTGGCACACATTTGGGAAATAGCAAGATAAATGATTATTCCATTTCATTGGGTTTGCTCAGAGAATACTATCCGACTCTATCTAGAATACCAATGCATTTTTCTTCTTTGGCAAGAAATTTTTTTAATAAAACGATATATCTTGGCCCTTTAAGAGAATATCCTGAAAGACATTATATATACTCAGGTAACATGCCATCCAATGTTGGAAAGAGTGGAAAAAATATGGCCGATTTATTGTTTACGAATAAAGACCTAACCCAGAAAGCCAATGAATGGTTTGATAAATTTAACATACATTATAATCTTTTAGTAAAAAGAATCGATGACCCAGATGTAGAAGATGTATTTTCACTTAGGCTAATCGATAGAAACACAGGCATTAGTGTAAGTCCATTGGATGTTGGTTTTGGCATTAGTCAAATATTGCCGATAATTGTTCAAGGTTTACTATCAAATTCATCAGTTATTATAATTGAACAGCCAGAAATACACATACATCCAAAATTACAAGCCACATTTGGCTCATTTCTTGAGGATTGTGTAAAGAATAATAATAATAAATTTATTATTGAAACACATAGTGAGCATTTAATGTTATGA
- a CDS encoding KilA-N domain-containing protein, whose amino-acid sequence MAKINVLGTEITYYQYEENDFISLTDMVKNIENGLALIEKWLRNKNTIEFLGIWEEIYNPNFNSPEFEGIKNQAGLNRFVLSVKQWVEKTNSKGIIAKAGRYGGTYAHKDIAFEFASWISPQFKLYLIKEFQRLKDEERKQLGWDIRRNLTKINYRIHTDAIKENLIPAKLSKSQISNIYASEADILNMALFGMTAAQWRDKNPDKKGNIRDYADVSQLVCLANLENLNALFITEGLPQETRLDRLNKIAIQQMRILTDSSRIKRLEGNNNE is encoded by the coding sequence ATGGCAAAGATTAATGTGCTGGGAACGGAAATTACCTATTATCAATACGAGGAAAACGATTTTATTTCGCTGACAGATATGGTCAAGAATATTGAAAACGGATTGGCGCTTATTGAGAAATGGTTAAGAAATAAAAACACCATTGAGTTCCTTGGTATTTGGGAAGAAATATACAACCCGAATTTTAATTCCCCCGAATTCGAGGGAATTAAAAATCAAGCCGGGTTAAACAGATTCGTTTTGTCCGTAAAGCAATGGGTAGAAAAAACAAACTCAAAGGGTATTATTGCTAAAGCTGGAAGATACGGCGGAACTTATGCACATAAAGACATTGCTTTTGAGTTTGCTTCCTGGATATCCCCCCAGTTCAAACTGTATCTCATAAAGGAGTTTCAGCGACTCAAAGATGAAGAAAGAAAACAGCTCGGTTGGGATATCAGAAGAAACCTGACCAAAATAAACTACCGTATTCACACCGACGCCATTAAGGAAAACCTCATACCGGCAAAGCTAAGTAAATCACAGATTAGCAATATCTACGCATCTGAGGCGGACATTTTAAATATGGCTCTTTTTGGAATGACGGCTGCCCAGTGGCGGGATAAAAACCCCGATAAGAAAGGGAATATCAGAGATTATGCTGATGTTTCACAGTTGGTCTGCCTTGCCAATCTTGAAAACCTTAATGCGCTTTTTATCACCGAAGGACTGCCACAAGAAACTCGGCTTGATAGACTGAATAAAATTGCCATACAGCAAATGCGGATTTTAACCGATAGTTCAAGAATTAAAAGGCTGGAGGGCAATAACAATGAGTGA
- a CDS encoding DUF3696 domain-containing protein → MVEKGDLDPSDVSVLYIKQTSDGAFCTHLRMDSEGDFLDEWPDGFFEEDFEEVFSKK, encoded by the coding sequence TTGGTTGAAAAAGGTGATCTGGATCCAAGTGATGTATCCGTTCTTTATATTAAACAAACTTCTGATGGTGCATTTTGCACGCATTTAAGAATGGATAGTGAAGGAGATTTTTTGGATGAATGGCCTGATGGTTTTTTTGAAGAGGATTTTGAGGAGGTATTTTCGAAGAAATGA